In one window of Oncorhynchus gorbuscha isolate QuinsamMale2020 ecotype Even-year linkage group LG23, OgorEven_v1.0, whole genome shotgun sequence DNA:
- the LOC124010681 gene encoding transmembrane protein 271-like, which yields MKLSGKGLCTIVSSTLLFVCAVSEVVVGFKCISLGTKVKVHFHLSTAAGAFYSGILVGLGQALLGFALLCCKGKPGCRNFFLMGILVFLLGVLTAFSGAVVDGDTVSLVERKYSHYCLDIDSVELTTICNQLKDYQKSLVISTIFSTLECLLGLMNLVIIKRYKTAQFYRRRQSHRQSAGDILSSEEQDFTVSEFQPVSYINLGIFHVFDEAGVEVQCRGHPSIELPGYSPTDPELNHSYPFSYPLPNELPPAYEDIFPGDESNK from the coding sequence atgAAGTTGAGTGGGAAAGGACTGTGTACCATCGTCTCCAGCACCCTCCTCTTCGTCTGCGCCGTGAGCGAAGTTGTGGTCGGATTCAAATGCATCTCGCTGGGCACCAAAGTAAAAGTGCATTTTCACCTCTCGACCGCGGCTGGGGCTTTCTACTCGGGGATACTGGTCGGACTAGGGCAGGCGCTGCTGGGTTTTGCGCTGCTTTGTTGCAAAGGGAAGCCCGGGTGTCGGAATTTCTTTCTCATGGGTATCCTGGTGTTTTTGTTGGGAGTTCTCACCGCTTTCTCCGGCGCGGTGGTGGACGGGGACACTGTGTCTCTTGTGGAGCGCAAATATTCCCATTATTGCCTAGACATAGACTCTGTGGAATTAACCACCATCTGCAACCAACTGAAGGATTATCAGAAAAGTCTAGTCATCTCGACCATTTTTAGCACTTTGGAATGCCTTCTTGGGCTTATGAACTTGGTGATCATCAAAAGGTACAAAACCGCGCAATTTTACAGACGGAGGCAATCACATAGGCAGAGCGCGGGGGATATTCTTAGCAGCGAGGAGCAAGACTTCACCGTGTCCGAATTCCAACCGGTTTCCTATATTAACTTGGGGATATTTCACGTGTTCGACGAGGCAGGTGTGGAAGTACAATGCAGGGGCCACCCGTCTATCGAGCTCCCGGGTTATTCACCCACGGATCCCGAGCTCAACCATTCCTACCCGTTTTCTTACCCGCTCCCGAACGAGCTACCGCCCGCGTACGAAGACATTTTCCCCGGAGACGAAAGTAACAAATAG